The nucleotide sequence GCTGGCAATCCAGTTGCGCAGCAGCCAGAGCAGGTTCTGATAGGCAAGGTAGGCGCCCAGCGCGAACACCAGATTGTAGGCGTGGCCGGAGCGCGGGTTGTAGTAGCTCAGCGGCAGGGCCAGCAGGGCCAGCAGTAGCGTGCACAACGGCAGTGACAGGCGCCAGGCCAGTTCGGCGCGGTCCTTCGGATCGTCGCTGCCGAACAGCTGCAAGGTTGGCCGCGAGCTGCTGTCCACTTCCGGCACCGCGGTGCGGACATTGTCACTGATCTTGATGCGGTAGCTGTCGAACTCCACCACCTCGAAGGCGCCACTGCCGGGCTCGCCGACATAGCGGCGGCCGTTGAGCAGGGTCAGCGTGCGGTTGCCGAATTCGTCCCGGCCCAGCTGGCCTTCCTTGGCGAATACCGACGACACTTCGCCATCGGCGATGTTCTGCACGAACACGTTGCGGGTGGCGCCGGTGGCAACGGAGTAGCTCTCGATGAAGTAGACGCGGTCATTGCTGCGCGATTCCTTGAATACGCCCGGTGCCAGCGCGGTCATCTCCTCGCGCTGTTTTAGTATCTCGGCGTACTCGCGGCTGCGCTGCTGTGCCCACGGCTCGACCGCCAGCGTGCCGACGGCCACCAGCAGGCTCAGTGGCAGCGCGTAGCGCATCACCGGGCCGACCCAGTCGGACAGCGACTTGCCGCTGGCCAGCCACACTGCCATCTCGTGCTCGCGCCACATGCGGGTGAACACCACCATCACGCTGACGAACACGGTCAGGATCATCAGCACCGGAAAGAAGCCGAGTGTCCAGAAACCGATCAGCGCCGCCACCGCCTCGTTGGCGATGCGCCCTTGTGCCGCGCGGCCGAGCAGATTGATGGATTGGGTGGTCAGCAAAATCGCCAACAAAATGAAAAAAACGCCGATACTGGTATAAGTCAGTTCGCGCGTGAGGCTTTTCTTAAAAAGCATAAAAGCGGGCCTGTTTTTGACAATGCGTCAAAAGGGTAGTGATAATTAGAAATATTAGCCGAAGAGGCTTTCGGTCAAAAATCAAGGTGGGCCAGTTGATTCAAGCCAAGCCAAAAGCTTGACGGGATGCGCCTTGATGATCCCAACACACATTGGAGAGCTATCAATGGAGTTTAACATTAAAAGCGGAAGCCCGGAAAAACAGCGCGTCGCCTGCGTTGTGGTCGGTGTCTATGAAACCCGCAAGCTGTCCTTTGCCGCTGATCTGCTCGATCGCATTTCCAACGGCTTCCTGACCGATGTCCTCAAGCGTGGCGACATGGACGGCAAGCTTGGCTCCACCCTGCTGCTGCACTCGGTGGCGCACACGCTGTGTGACCGCGTGATGTTGGTCGGTCTCGGCAAGGAGCGCGACTTCCGCGCCAAGGAATACCGCGAGGCGATCCGTGCCTCGGTCAAGGCGCTGGCCTCGACGCAGGCCAACGAGATCGTCAGCTATCTGTCGGAATTGCACGTCAAGAAGCACGATGTTGAGTGGATGGTGGAGCAGGCCACCGTCGCCACCGTCGATGCCTTCTACCGTTTCGACCAGTTCAAGTCCCGCCAGGACGAAGCGCGCGAACCGCGCAAGTTCACCTTTGCCGTGCCACGCCGCAGCGACCTCGCCGACGGCGAGCGCGGCCTGCAGCGCGGTCAGGCCATTGCCGCCGGCATGAAGCTGACCAAGGACCTGGCCAACACCCCGGGCAACCACTGCACGCCTAGCTATCTGGCGCAAACGGCGCAAACGTTGGCCGCAGACTTCGGCTGCGAGGTCGAGGTGCTCGGCCCGGACGAAATCGCCGCCCTGAAAATGGACTCCTTCCTCGCCGTGGCGCGAGGCAGCGACGAGCCGGCGCGTTTCATCGTGCTGAAGCACTTCGGTGCCCGCGACCGTGCCGAGCGGCCGGTGGTGCTGATCGGCAAGGGTATCACCTTTGATTCTGGCGGCATTTCGCTGAAGCCGGGCGAAGGCATGGACGAAATGAAGTACGACATGGGCGGTGCCGCCTCGGTGCTGGGCACCTTCCGCGCCACCGTGGAGATGAAGCTGCCGCTCAACATCGTGGCGCTGATCCCGACCTGCGAAAACATGCCGTCCGGCCGTGCGCTGAAACCGGGCGACATCGTGCGCTCGATGTCCGGGCAGACCATCGAGGTGCTCAACACCGACGCCGAAGGCCGCCTGATCCTGTGCGACGCGCTGACCTATGCCGAGCGCCTGAATCCGGCGACGGTGGTGGACGTGGCGACGCTGACCGGCGCCTGCGTGGTGGCGCTGGGCAATATTGCCACCGGCCTGTTCAGCAACCAGGACGGTCTGGCCAAGGAGCTGATCGCCGCCGGTGAGGAAGTCGGCGACCGCGCCTGGCACATGCCGCTGTGGGACGACTACCAGGAATTGCTGAAGAGCCCGTTTGCCGACATGGCCAATATCGGCGGTCGCGCAGGTGGCAGCATCACCGCCGCCTGCTTCCTGTCGCGCTTCGCCAAGGCCTACGACTGGGCGCACCTGGACATCGCCGGCACCGCGTGGCGCGGCGGCAAGGACAAGGGGGCCACCGGCCGTCCGGTACCACTGTTGGTGCAGTTCCTGCAGGACCGTGCGGATATCGCCTTGGGCAATGTCGTGCGCCGTGGTCGTCCACGTCGCGAATTGTCCGAAGTGGTTGAAGATGACGCGGATTGATTTTTACACCGACGTCGCCGCCCTGTACCCGTTTGCGTGCCGGGCGGCGCGTACCGTTTACCGCAAGGGTGAGCGGATGCTGATCGTGCTGCCGGATGAGGCGGCGTTGCGCGGCTTTAGCGCGCAACTGTGGGCCTACGGCGACACTGAGTTCATCCCGCACTGCGCGGCGAGCGATGCGCTGGCGGCGGAAACACCGGTGCTGCTGGCGACGGATTTTGCCGTCGCCGCCGAGGGGCTGGTGCTGCTCAACCTGTCGCCGGCCTTTCCCGACGCGCCGCAGCGCTTTCCGCGCATTCTGGAGGTGGTCGGCAGCGACGATACCTCCAAGGCGACCGCCAGACAGCGCTATCGCCGTTATCTGGATAGCGGTTTCGAAATTCATCACCACAATATGAGTGATGCCCGCCATGACTGAGCCACAAGCCCCGGTGCCGGACTGGAATTCCCTGCCGGTGTTGACCGAAGTCGTCGAAGCCCCGGCGGTGCCGGCGACGGAGTTGCCGCCGCAGGCCGAGGTGCCGGTGCTGGTCGATTTTGATATCCCCGATTTTGATTTCAGCGCCGAAATGGCACAGCTGGCCGATGCGCTGCCGGACAACGATCTGAGCTTTCCGCCCGACCTGACGCTGGACGAGGTGCTGTCCGCCGGCGAACAGTCGCCAGAGGCTACCGTCCGCGGTGATGGCGCACTGGACGCCGAGGCCCTGATTGGACGGCTGCCGTCGCTGGACCTGAATGTGCCGTTGCCGGACGACATGGATCTGGGCGAGGTGCTGCCCGGTTTTGCCATGCCGGAGGTGGCCGCCGATGTCGCGCCGGTCGCGGCGGATGAAGTAGCGCCAGCGGCGCAGTGGCCGACGGGCATGGCCGATGCTGCGCAGGCTGAAATAGAGGCTGAGGCAACGCCGTCGCTGGTGGAGATGCCCCTGGTGACGGATGTGGCAGAAACGTTGGCCGCAGAGCCTTTGTCTGGCGATGACGTGCCGCTGCCGACAGCGGTGACACCCGTCGACGAAGAGCTGGTCGCCGCCGGCGTGCCGGAGTCGAGTCTGGCGGATGTGAACGATGCTCCGCTGCTGGAAACCGCGGACGCCGAGCTGACCGCCGCCACCGCGGCAGCGGGCCTGGCGGCGTGGCTGGATCAGGCGGCCCAGGCTGTGCCGGCCGATGCCGCGCCGCTGGCTGATGTACCAGTTGGGATGGAAGCGACACCGTGGGAGGCGCTGTCGTCGGATGCAGTGCTGGCCGTTTCTGAAGCGGACATGGATGCCGAGGCGGTAGAATCGGCGCCGGAGTTAACGGTGGTGCCTGACGCACCGCCGCCCGTCGTGGACGAGGTGCTGCTAGATTACGCGGCGGCGCCTGACGAAGCGGACCTTGCTGCGGTCGCTGAGCCACTGCCGGCGCCTGATGAGGCGCTTGCCTCCGTGGTGCCGGAAGTTACAACCAGCGACGAAATGATCGCCAGTGCAGATGTGTTGCCGCTGGTCGAGACGGTGGCCGATGTGGCTCCTCCAGTCGGGGATGCTGTTACGGAGGCGGCGGCCGTTACGACCGAACCGCCGTTGCTGGCTGACGAGGTGGCGGTGCCACTCACCGCCGATATCGTGGCTGAGGTGGTGGAGGAAGGGCCGGCAGCCGGCGACGAATTTGCCTTTGACCTTGCCGCCGCAGAAGGCGCGGCACCGGCCGGCGTGGCGGCCGCCTACGTCGCGGCACTGGATACGCCGTCAGTCGCGGCCGAGGCTGATGCGGCGCCGCGTGGCTACCCGCTGGGCGAGAGCATTTCGCTGGACAGCCTGCCGACCGGGGTGCTGGGTGGCTGTCTGGGCCTGGCGGCCAGTCTGGTGGCCGAGCTGGATGGCGGTAACGCCAGCGACATGATGCCGGATCGCGAAGTGGAGCTGGCCTGGGCACGCGATCTGGGGGCGGAGCCGCCCTTCGACCTGACGCCACAGGACGCGATTCTGCCGGTACACCAGGTGCTGACTGCGCCGTCGCCAGCGGTGGAGGTGCCATCGGCAGCAGGGTTGGCCGCAGCGGCGATGCAGCTGTCGGGGATGAAGGAGGTGAGCCAGCCGCTGGCGGTAGCGCCAGAAGCGGCGGCCAGCGAGGCACTGTCGTCGCTGACCTCGGAGGCGCTGATAGATGCGCTGTACGCGCGCGTGTTGCCGCGCATGAAGGTGGAGTTGACGTTGTGGATGCAGGACGCGCTGGAAATGCAGGCCAAGCAGCTGATGTCCGGCGTCATGCAGCACCTGAAGGAAGATTTTGACATGATGCTGGCCGAAGCGTTGCGCGAGTCGCTGCGCGAGGCCTTACGCGAGGCGCAAGCCGGACAGGGAGAGCAGTAATGGGACACCGCTTGTCGCGGATTGTGACCCGCACCGGGGACGATGGTACTACCGGGCTGGGTGATGGCAGTCGTTTGTCTAAGAGCGCGCCGCGGGTGATGGCGCTGGGCGAGGTTGACGAGCTGAACTGCATCGTCGGCCTGCTGCGCTGTGAAGCTTTGCCGGCGGAGGTGGATGCCTTTCTCGCCGAGGTGCAGCACGACCTGTTCGATCTCGGCTCGGAGCTGGCGGTGCCGGGCTACGAGGCGCTGCACGAGTCGCAGTTGGCGATGCTGGAACAGCAGGCCGAGCAATGGAATGCGCAGCTGCCGATGCTGAAGGAGTTCATCCTGCCGGGTGGTTGTCGTGCCGCGGCGGTGGCGCATCAGGGGCGGGCGGTATGCCGTCGCGCCGAACGGGCGTTGGTGCAGCTGGCCGACACGCTGCGCGGCTTGCCGCGGCAGTATCTCAATCGCCTGTCGGACGTGCTGTTCATCCTGGCGCGCTACCTGAACCAGCAGGCGCAGGTGGCCGATGTATTGTGGCAGCCGCGCCGCAAGGACTGAAGCCGGCTGTTGCCAGCGGGCGGCCGTAACGGCCGCCTTTTTTGTTTGATTGATGGAGTAGGCATGAAAGTACAAGCGCAACATCTGCGTGCAGTGACGACCCTGTTTTCCGGCGCCTCGCCTCTGCGCAAGATTGCGGCCGGTGTGCTGTTGCTGGGTGCGCTGGCAGGTGCGATCTGGCCGAGTACCGCTTCGCGCGCGGATGCCGGGCAGATCGAGGGCGTGGTAGTGGGGGTGGCCGATGGCGACACCATCACCGTGCTGGACGACAGCCGGCAGCAGCACAAGGTACGTTTTGCCTTTATCGACGCCCCCTACATGCAAGTTCTACTAAAAAAACCATCACAAGGAAGTTTTACTTGAATGGACAAGTTAGATTGTCTATATCTGGACTCCGAGTGCACCTAAGTAAGGGCTTGTGGATGGAACTTCAGAAGGGTGACTAGTCGCTGTGGCTATAACAGCCCAGAGTCGTTCTGGTCATAACAGACATTAGTAACAAGATTGAACAGACCGATCTGGTTGTGGGGGAAATGGTATGGGGTTAGCTTGTTAGTTGGTAGTGACGCAGTCCGATCAATTTCGTTAAGGTGTTTTGGCTTGTTACCTCTGATTCAGTAGCAACCACTCCAGCCTCCACCTCGTTGAAGCTGGCATATGTATTGCAGCTTTGATTTCTTGGGGGTGATCCGTGAGGATACTACGTCGCAAGATTCTTCTGCCGGTCTTTCAGTTGTCGGAAGTGACGACAGCAGAAGATCCACGCGCAATTACCCGTAGCATCAAGCAGGGCAATGGGCATCCGGCCTTCAATTACTACTATCGTTTTGTTTTGGATAATCAGGCTGAACAGGACTTCAACTACAATCTATTCCCTGTCGTACTAGATCGAAATGCTGTTCCCTGGTCACTTGGCTGTCTTTATATTCTGACCCAGCTTGAAGCGGAAACGACCCCTGTCATGGCAACCTACCAGAGCAAGGCGGACGATCTGGCCGCATTCAAGGAATGGCTGGACACGCAGGACAACCCCGACGTCCTGCTGTTTCATTTTCCCAAGCTCAAACTACGACGGCCGACCTACCGTTACCGGGGGTACTTAAAAAAACTGATTGAGGCTCGCGAACTGTCGCCAACTACGGCGAAGCGACGTATGGGAGCCGTCGTGTCCTTTTACCAGTGGTTGATTACAAACAACTACTTCCATCCGGAATATCCGCCGTGGGAGGAAACGCAATACCAGCTAGGTTTCAAGACGACCGAGGGGCGGGAGGTCCTCAAAAAGGTGGTTAGTACGGATGTGAGTATCCGTGTTGCCAAGTCGGAAGATCCTTATGCAGGAACCATCCAGGATGGTGGAAAACTACGACCCCTCTCTGGCAAAGAGCAGGTCAGGATTCTCGAAGCGACCGTGGCCAAGGGCAACACCGAGTGCTACCTGATTCAACTCTTCATTCTTGCGACAGGTGCTCGTATTCAAACAGCCTGTACGCTACGTCTACGGCACTTCCTCAATCAGAACCCAGAATTCTCCAAGTCACTCACCGGTGACGAGAAAGTCTACAAGTTGAAAGCCGGTCCGGGGACGGGTATTGACACCAAAAACAACAAAACCGGCGTGTTGCAGGTTCCTTGTTCTCTCTATGAACTGCTACGCACCTATGCACTGTCAAGGCGAGCCGAGGTTCGCCGGAGTCGGTTCATGGCCAAGCAAGGCGATCATTCCGACCCCTACCTGTTCCTGACACAGCAGGGTACCCCCTACTACACGTCCAAGGCCGAGACCCTGCGCTTCAACCCTGACTTCGATCGGCACCACCATAAAGGCGGTCAGCCTGTTCGCCAGTTTCTCAAGGATCACGTGATTCCCTATGTGCGTGAGCGCCACAACAAACAGTTCCACTACCGTATTCATGATCTACGTGCCAGTTTCGGAATGAATATCACCGAACTGCTGACAGCGCAGGTGCAGTCGGGAGCGATTACCCTGAATAAGATGCGTATGATCGTAAAAGATCTCATGTGGCACGAGAGCTTTGCCACCACAGATCTTTACCTCAACTATCGCAGCCAGATGGATGCCATCTACGAGGCTGTGAATGGATACGGTGAGCAGTTGCAGCGTTGGATCGACCAAGCGAACAAAGGCATGGCGTTCGATGAATAAGCCCATCGAGACCATCTTCACCACTCGCACGACAGTCACCATTGTGCTGCCTCTGGGCAAAAACACACACATCCTGCGTCCGGAGCAAGTCATCCTCAAAATTGGTCCTTTATCTCACGACCTCGGTGCGTTCTGTTATTCGCTGCGCTCGAGCAAGGCGCGCAAGCCCGGCCAGCCGCGCGAGGTTGTGATTGGCTCTTTCCTCAAGCAGCGCCCCAAAGAAATCTTGCAGTTGATCAAGGCGCTCTCCCGCCTAGTCGAAGACGATGGCAAACGCCTGACGACAGTATTAAACTACGCAAATCAACTCAGATCGTTCCTCGATTGGGCAGATTCCATTGGTCTGCACGACTGCCTTTCAGGTGGAGATGCAACGCGCAATGCCTATCGTGCCTGGGTGGCCGAAACCCGCGAACGTTATCTACGGCAAGAGTTTGGCGAAAGGGTGCACAATGACCGACTTGACTTCATTTGTAGCCTTCTAGAGGCCTCGACCGGTCTTGATGCGCTCAGCCGTGGCGTAGGCAAGGTCAAGAACCGCTGGAACCTGGATGGCGGCACCGAACCCTTGGTGCCGCGTGACTTCGCGCATGGAGTAGCCCTCAACCAAGCACTATTCGACGGCCTATGCGACCTGGTGCTGGAACCGCGCGCCTTTCCTTATAAACTGGAGCTTCCTGCCGCCCTTGGCTGGGCGGAAAATCACCTCTGGCTATTTCCTAACAATCGGTGGTGTCTACCTCCGCACCAATGGGGCGCCAAACGAGAAAAATCCGGCAATTATACGTGTTGGGCCTACGACTACGCTAACGGAGGCCTCGCCACCATCGACGAGATCCAACATCGGTATGCGAAGTTCAGTCCATCGTATCAGCGAGCGACTGCAAGGGCAGCGATCAATAGAGCGCAAGCACGGATCAACGCCGCCAATGCCGATCCGCTTGATCGGTATCGGATCATGCTCGGCATAATCGCCAGTAAGGCCTTCCTGTTTCTCTTTTTGTGTAACACCGCTGCCAATGAGTCGGTCGCCCGCGAAATCGAGACAAATGGCGAGGTTGATGCGTCCACAAGCAACCAGCAATTCCGATCCATCAAGTTTCGGGCGAGCAGCAAAGTCGTGACTCTGACAATTCCGGCAACCTTCATGCCGACCCTTCGTCGCTTTATGGAGTTGCGTCGGTACCTTCTTCAGGGAAGGGACTTCCCTTACCTGTTCTTTACCTTGGGGGTACGAAACGAGAACCCTCCCAAGCAAATCGGCTATCGCCCGCTTGTAACGCTGATAGAAAGCCAGCTTCGCGCCGTAGACTCGCAGTTTCCCCATATGAACATTCGCAAGCTCCGTTCAAGCGTGGCGGATTGGTACCAGCGCCACCACGATATGTCGATCACTGCCAAGGTGCTACAGAATACGGAACAGACTGCGCAGAAGTGCTATGACGCCGGCTCGGACACTGATCACCGCGAGGAGCTTTCACTGTTCCTGACATCAGTCTCCGAGTCTGCAAGACGTCAGCGCATCATTCCGGTTAAGGCGGTCGAAGCGGATGCTCCGCTGCTGGAGGAGGGTGGACACTGCGACCGTTTCGGCCACCCCGAGGCACTGGCCGACAACGCGCCGGTCAAGCCGGACTGTAAGGATTCCCAAGGCTGTCTGTTCTGCAAGCACCGGGTGCTGGTCGCTTGCGAGGAAGACGCGCGCAAGGTGGCCTCTGCAGCCTTCGTCATGGAGCAGATGATCCTTGGCCCGCTGCACGAGACTGCTCTGCGGCCACTGATCGCCAAGTGTGACGAGGACCTTGAGAAAATTGCCAACTTCCGCAACTGCCGCGCAATGGTGGAACAGGTGTGCAAGGAGGTGTTCGAGAGTGGCAACCTCACTCCCTTCTTCGCAGACAAGTACCAGTTTTTCCTCGAGCTGGGAGTCATTATATGAAGATTACGGCGCGCATCGAGCAGCCTGGTGCCCTAGGGCCCGACCCTTGGGACGACGACTGGGGCATTTGTCTGCCACTGGACCACGTCATCTGTCGCGATTTGGATGGTACCCCACACACGGTCGGTGAATTCACCTGGCCATGGACGGCCTACACAGCCCATCAGAAGACGCTCAGCCTGCACTTCTTCTACTGGAATCAAATAAGTGGCAAGGTGGGCAAGTGCTCACTGGAGATTTCGCCCGAGCGCGAAGCCCGCATTCGCGAGCTGCAGTTCCTGATGACGCGCCTGATCTATTACGGTAACGATAACGCACCAAGCACGTTGGACGTCAAACTCCGCGTTCTGCACAACGCTGCGCGCTTTGCCGAGGCGAGATCCTGTACTGTGCGCGACATACTAACGCAAACGTCCCTCTTGGATGCCTGCGGTGCAAGCCTGGCAGATAACTACGTGGGCAACTGGATGAGTTGGCTCACGTTCCTTGGTCAACTCGAGCCGGAAATACAGCTGGGGTTCACCCTCGCGACCCCGAAGCAGTGGAGGGATCTCGAGCGGCGGGTCAAATTGCGACGTGACAACCGACGCCAGATTGCTCCTTTGCCGACTCGGATCTACGCCAATCTGATTAACAACCTAGCGACGGAACTGGACGATATCGAGGCGCACAAGCCACAGTTGCTGATGGCACTACGGGAAGCCATTGTCGAGTATCGACGAGCCAAGGAGAAGCGGTGCAGGATTTTCTTTGTCCCCGCGCTGGTCGAGAAGCACGGCCTCGCAGCCTACTTTGCTAAGCGCGGCTTCTATGGGCGGGGCCTGCGAGGCATGGTCACTGTCATCTCCGAGGTATTTCAAATATGTAAACTACAGATCCATGTGTTCAGTGGCATGCGGGATTCCGAAGCCCGCCACCTACCATACCATTGTATGGAAACCGAGAAAGGTCCGCATGGACGCATGCACTGCCTAATTGTCGGCACTACGACCAAGTTTAATAATGGGCGTTGTCTGCAAACAAAGTGGATTACCACTGATCGCGAAGGCTTCCGGGCAATCCGGCTGGCCCAGGAGTTCGCCGCCGTGATCTACGAGGCCCTAGGTATCATGTCGAGCAAGGCGGACGACCTGAAGGACGAGCAACCGCTGTTTCCTTCGCTCGACTATCTGCCTTGGCGGATGCGCCAAGTCAGATCGGGGTGCCGAATCAGCGCCTTTATAGGATATTTTAGTGGTGTAAGAGGTACTCTGCAAAGTCGCCTGTGTCCGATCATCGAGGGAAAAGACATCGAGGAACTGGAGGAGATCGACCCCTTCCGCGCCTGGCGCGAGGAGCCTGAGTTCTTTATCGGCCGGCCTTGGCCGCTGGCCCCTCACCAACTGCGCCGCAGCTTGGCTATCTATGCCAATGCCAGTGGCTTGGTTCGCCTCTCCTCGCTACGTAGGCAGCTGCAGCATATCACGCGCGAAATGGCAATGTACTATGGACGCGGCAGCACTTTCTGTAAGAACTTCATCGAGAGTGATGCGAAGGGTTACAACAAGCATTTCGCTGTTGAGTGGCAGAACGGCGCAGAGGAGGCCGAAATGCTGGCTTTCGTGTGCGACGTGCTGCACAGCAAAGAGCAGATGTTTGGCGGGGCCGGCAACTATTATGAACGCCAGCGAGAGCGCGGCGAGGTCATGTCGTCCGAGGAGGTTGCCAGGCAGATGAAGGCAGGGCTGCTCGCCTACCGGGAAGGCCCGCTGGGCGGTTGTACTCGACCGGGAGTGTGCGAGACCCGCAAGGGTCTGAACCTCATCGACACCGTTTGCGCCACCGATGGCTGCAAGTACCTGATCGGCAAACATTCGAAAATCGTACAGACAATCCGGCTCAAACGCGCGGCGATGGCTAACATCACAATCGGTTCAGTCACCGCAGCGATGGAGCAGGAAGAACTGGAGGCGCTGGAGCGTGTGGAACGCGAATGGCGCCCCGAGAAAAGCCCTGAAGTGGACTCGATTGGAGGCGGACATGCCTGACATCGCCAAGGACTACTTCGAGGCGCTGGAGCGCTTGAAACGTGGCAAACCGGTCAATGTCCCCAAGGGAACCAAGATCAGCAACGACTCAGTGTCGC is from Vogesella indigofera and encodes:
- a CDS encoding thermonuclease family protein; the encoded protein is MKVQAQHLRAVTTLFSGASPLRKIAAGVLLLGALAGAIWPSTASRADAGQIEGVVVGVADGDTITVLDDSRQQHKVRFAFIDAPYMQVLLKKPSQGSFT
- the lptF gene encoding LPS export ABC transporter permease LptF, whose amino-acid sequence is MLFKKSLTRELTYTSIGVFFILLAILLTTQSINLLGRAAQGRIANEAVAALIGFWTLGFFPVLMILTVFVSVMVVFTRMWREHEMAVWLASGKSLSDWVGPVMRYALPLSLLVAVGTLAVEPWAQQRSREYAEILKQREEMTALAPGVFKESRSNDRVYFIESYSVATGATRNVFVQNIADGEVSSVFAKEGQLGRDEFGNRTLTLLNGRRYVGEPGSGAFEVVEFDSYRIKISDNVRTAVPEVDSSSRPTLQLFGSDDPKDRAELAWRLSLPLCTLLLALLALPLSYYNPRSGHAYNLVFALGAYLAYQNLLWLLRNWIASDKLPSALAILPAHLLILLLALALLHYRNRPAGSLLPVLRAWLRKTP
- a CDS encoding cob(I)yrinic acid a,c-diamide adenosyltransferase — encoded protein: MGHRLSRIVTRTGDDGTTGLGDGSRLSKSAPRVMALGEVDELNCIVGLLRCEALPAEVDAFLAEVQHDLFDLGSELAVPGYEALHESQLAMLEQQAEQWNAQLPMLKEFILPGGCRAAAVAHQGRAVCRRAERALVQLADTLRGLPRQYLNRLSDVLFILARYLNQQAQVADVLWQPRRKD
- a CDS encoding DNA polymerase III subunit chi, giving the protein MTRIDFYTDVAALYPFACRAARTVYRKGERMLIVLPDEAALRGFSAQLWAYGDTEFIPHCAASDALAAETPVLLATDFAVAAEGLVLLNLSPAFPDAPQRFPRILEVVGSDDTSKATARQRYRRYLDSGFEIHHHNMSDARHD
- a CDS encoding leucyl aminopeptidase, which gives rise to MEFNIKSGSPEKQRVACVVVGVYETRKLSFAADLLDRISNGFLTDVLKRGDMDGKLGSTLLLHSVAHTLCDRVMLVGLGKERDFRAKEYREAIRASVKALASTQANEIVSYLSELHVKKHDVEWMVEQATVATVDAFYRFDQFKSRQDEAREPRKFTFAVPRRSDLADGERGLQRGQAIAAGMKLTKDLANTPGNHCTPSYLAQTAQTLAADFGCEVEVLGPDEIAALKMDSFLAVARGSDEPARFIVLKHFGARDRAERPVVLIGKGITFDSGGISLKPGEGMDEMKYDMGGAASVLGTFRATVEMKLPLNIVALIPTCENMPSGRALKPGDIVRSMSGQTIEVLNTDAEGRLILCDALTYAERLNPATVVDVATLTGACVVALGNIATGLFSNQDGLAKELIAAGEEVGDRAWHMPLWDDYQELLKSPFADMANIGGRAGGSITAACFLSRFAKAYDWAHLDIAGTAWRGGKDKGATGRPVPLLVQFLQDRADIALGNVVRRGRPRRELSEVVEDDAD